The proteins below come from a single Kitasatospora sp. NBC_00315 genomic window:
- a CDS encoding sugar phosphate nucleotidyltransferase yields the protein MADAVRAVLLAGGEGRRMGRLGHGRLKPLVPFGGACRLIDFSLANAAASGLGEVLLLSQYEEEQLMDDLYRTWWRPGFRVNFGPYDRAYREGGGRGPERPAGPPERGTADALIRKAPYVFGPGTSEVLVLHADHVYRFDYRPLIEQHRRSGAALTVCYQRIERRFVHLFGMVEFDAGGRLTRFVEKPAEPTSDLVFAAFCVFDATVLHRYLEKLDGTDWQHDISRDVIPAMLAGGELILGHEVPGHWEDIGTVDRYHLAHLAMVGEDPTLPPAELPSTVEPGTARGLVVAAPGIERSMVPADLVNHGRIEHSVAFPGVRIGAGALVRRSVLLPGAVVPAGARIDSAIVLEDGFVQQVETSYAQGGASV from the coding sequence GTGGCTGACGCAGTACGCGCCGTCCTGCTGGCCGGGGGCGAGGGCCGCCGGATGGGCAGGCTCGGCCACGGCCGGCTCAAGCCGCTGGTGCCCTTCGGCGGTGCCTGCCGCCTGATCGACTTCTCGCTCGCCAACGCCGCCGCCTCCGGCCTCGGTGAGGTGCTGCTGCTCTCCCAGTACGAGGAGGAGCAGCTGATGGACGACCTGTACCGGACCTGGTGGCGGCCCGGCTTCCGGGTGAACTTCGGCCCCTACGACCGGGCCTACCGCGAGGGCGGCGGGCGCGGCCCCGAGCGCCCGGCCGGGCCGCCGGAGCGGGGCACCGCCGACGCGCTGATCCGCAAGGCGCCGTACGTCTTCGGCCCCGGCACCTCCGAGGTGCTGGTGCTGCACGCGGACCACGTCTACCGCTTCGACTACCGCCCGCTGATCGAGCAGCACCGCCGCTCCGGCGCCGCGCTGACCGTCTGCTACCAGCGGATCGAACGCCGCTTCGTGCACCTGTTCGGCATGGTCGAGTTCGACGCCGGCGGCCGGCTCACCCGGTTCGTCGAGAAGCCCGCCGAGCCGACCAGCGACCTGGTCTTCGCCGCGTTCTGCGTCTTCGACGCCACCGTGCTGCACCGCTACCTGGAGAAGCTCGACGGCACCGACTGGCAGCACGACATCAGCCGGGACGTCATCCCCGCCATGCTGGCCGGCGGCGAGCTGATCCTCGGTCACGAGGTACCGGGCCACTGGGAGGACATCGGCACCGTCGACCGCTACCACCTCGCCCACCTGGCCATGGTGGGGGAGGACCCGACCCTGCCGCCGGCCGAGCTGCCCAGCACGGTCGAGCCCGGTACGGCGCGCGGCCTGGTCGTCGCCGCACCGGGGATCGAGCGCAGCATGGTGCCCGCCGACCTGGTGAACCACGGCCGGATCGAACACTCCGTCGCCTTCCCCGGCGTGCGGATCGGCGCCGGGGCACTGGTGCGCCGCAGCGTCCTGCTGCCCGGCGCGGTCGTCCCCGCCGGTGCCCGGATCGACTCGGCGATCGTCCTGGAGGACGGCTTCGTCCAGCAGGTGGAGACCTCGTACGCCCAGGGAGGGGCCAGTGTCTGA
- a CDS encoding ROK family protein: MSEPAFTVADLGGTTLRIARYGTDTDAVTDIRRTPTEGMARHPGAAVPELQDRVVEQLAELAAAAVARHRSSALALAFAGPVTADGRVTAAPTVWGGPGATLPLRLLLEERLGLPVVVVNDLTAAVWRYVATEGQQPFCLITVSSGIGSKVYRDGEVLLDPEGHGGELGHWTCDPSPQAPPCDCGGRGHLGGIASGRGMQAAARRAALLDPAGYARSLLGAAAPDPGELDNRALALAVRDGDGFATAVLRGGLAHLASAITAVFTSIGVRRYVLMGGFALAVGPRYAQLLTEELERLGCFGLSGEEIRRMVVLGEPDDDHGLIGAGRLLTARGANPRRAVTVR, from the coding sequence GTGTCTGAACCCGCCTTCACCGTCGCCGACCTCGGGGGCACCACCCTGCGGATCGCCCGCTACGGCACCGACACGGACGCCGTCACCGACATCCGGCGCACGCCCACCGAGGGCATGGCCCGCCACCCCGGCGCCGCCGTACCGGAACTGCAGGACAGGGTGGTCGAGCAGCTGGCCGAACTGGCCGCCGCGGCCGTCGCGCGCCACCGCAGCAGCGCTCTCGCGCTGGCCTTCGCCGGCCCGGTCACCGCCGACGGGCGGGTGACGGCCGCACCGACCGTGTGGGGCGGTCCCGGTGCGACGCTGCCGCTGCGCCTCCTGCTGGAGGAGCGCCTCGGCCTGCCGGTGGTGGTCGTCAACGACCTGACGGCGGCGGTCTGGCGCTACGTCGCCACCGAGGGGCAGCAGCCGTTCTGCCTGATCACGGTGAGCTCCGGGATCGGCAGCAAGGTCTACCGCGACGGGGAGGTGCTGCTCGACCCCGAGGGCCACGGCGGCGAGCTCGGGCACTGGACCTGCGACCCCTCCCCGCAGGCACCGCCGTGCGACTGCGGCGGACGCGGCCACCTCGGCGGCATCGCCTCCGGACGCGGCATGCAGGCCGCCGCCCGCCGGGCCGCCCTGCTCGACCCGGCCGGCTACGCCCGCTCCCTGCTCGGGGCGGCCGCGCCCGATCCCGGGGAGCTCGACAACCGGGCCCTGGCCCTGGCCGTCCGCGACGGGGACGGGTTCGCCACCGCCGTGCTGCGCGGCGGCCTCGCGCACCTCGCCTCCGCGATCACCGCGGTGTTCACCTCGATCGGCGTGCGCCGCTACGTCCTGATGGGCGGCTTCGCGCTCGCCGTCGGGCCCCGCTACGCCCAGCTGCTCACCGAGGAGCTGGAGCGCCTCGGCTGCTTCGGCCTCAGCGGCGAGGAGATCCGCCGGATGGTCGTGCTGGGCGAACCGGACGACGACCACGGCCTGATCGGCGCCGGCCGGCTGCTCACCGCCCGCGGCGCCAACCCCCGGCGGGCGGTGACGGTACGGTGA
- a CDS encoding NAD(P)-dependent oxidoreductase — MTRTLIVGSGFVGRALAARLRAEGADPVLASRRPPAGTTTSWVPLDAADAGACARVVDQVAPDRLVLVHGPSDVTWCEADPERAVALHTAAAANLTAAAAGRRTVLISTDNVFDGSSPANDENSPTSPANAYGRAKLHAERIIGEAADSTVLRVSLIYGWEPAEAGKWLNFFASCAHRLRRGEPVEAPDDQWTTPVLVEDVATVTAAVLGAGAPALLHLGGPDRISRAAWAEAVADGLGVPRSLVRRVPKAAGRYASRPTNTCLTSDRLESFLAARGLRVRGVAEGVRVLLEAAP, encoded by the coding sequence GTGACCCGGACCTTGATCGTCGGCAGCGGATTCGTCGGCCGCGCCCTCGCCGCCCGGCTGCGCGCCGAGGGCGCCGACCCCGTGCTGGCCTCCCGCCGCCCGCCCGCCGGGACCACCACTTCCTGGGTGCCGCTCGACGCGGCCGACGCCGGCGCCTGCGCCCGGGTGGTGGACCAGGTCGCCCCCGACCGGCTGGTGCTGGTGCACGGCCCCTCCGACGTCACCTGGTGCGAGGCCGACCCCGAACGCGCCGTCGCGCTCCACACGGCGGCGGCGGCCAACCTCACCGCCGCCGCGGCCGGCCGCCGCACGGTGCTGATCTCCACCGACAACGTCTTCGACGGCAGCTCGCCGGCCAACGACGAGAACAGCCCCACCAGCCCCGCGAACGCCTACGGCCGGGCCAAGCTGCACGCCGAGCGGATCATCGGGGAGGCGGCCGACAGCACGGTGCTGCGGGTCAGCCTGATCTACGGCTGGGAGCCGGCCGAGGCCGGCAAGTGGCTCAACTTCTTCGCGTCCTGCGCCCACCGACTGCGCCGGGGCGAGCCGGTGGAGGCCCCCGACGACCAGTGGACCACGCCCGTCCTGGTCGAGGACGTCGCCACCGTGACCGCCGCCGTGCTGGGCGCGGGCGCGCCGGCGCTGCTCCACCTCGGCGGCCCCGACCGGATCTCCCGAGCGGCCTGGGCCGAGGCGGTCGCCGACGGGCTCGGCGTGCCCCGCTCGCTGGTGCGCCGGGTGCCGAAGGCCGCCGGGCGGTACGCCAGCAGACCCACCAACACCTGCCTGACCAGCGACCGGCTGGAGAGCTTCCTGGCCGCCCGGGGCCTGCGGGTGCGCGGGGTCGCCGAGGGCGTCCGCGTCCTGCTGGAGGCCGCGCCGTGA
- a CDS encoding NUDIX domain-containing protein, translating into MIRTVRSREVYRNPWMSVREDEIEHADGSPGRYGVIDKPDYALVIPRQDGRVHLVEQYRYPVGGRYWEFPQGSWPEGHEGEAPLDLARAELREETGLRADRMTYLGRLHVAYGYASQGCHVFLAEQLTAGRPQREATEADMRQRWADPGEWRDLIRSGRITDAATLAAHTLLTLHTTGSA; encoded by the coding sequence GTGATCCGTACCGTCCGCTCCCGCGAGGTCTACCGCAACCCGTGGATGAGCGTGCGCGAGGACGAGATCGAGCACGCCGACGGCAGCCCCGGCCGGTACGGGGTGATCGACAAGCCCGACTACGCCCTGGTGATCCCCCGCCAGGACGGCCGGGTGCACCTGGTGGAGCAGTACCGCTACCCCGTCGGTGGCCGCTACTGGGAGTTCCCGCAGGGCTCCTGGCCCGAGGGACACGAGGGCGAGGCCCCGCTCGACCTCGCGCGCGCCGAACTGCGCGAGGAGACCGGCCTGCGGGCCGACCGGATGACCTACCTGGGCCGGCTGCACGTCGCCTACGGCTACGCCAGCCAGGGCTGCCACGTCTTCCTCGCCGAGCAACTGACGGCCGGCCGCCCGCAGCGGGAGGCCACCGAGGCGGACATGCGCCAGCGCTGGGCCGACCCCGGCGAATGGCGCGACCTCATCCGCTCCGGGCGGATCACCGACGCCGCCACCCTGGCCGCGCACACCCTGCTCACCCTGCACACCACCGGCTCGGCCTGA
- a CDS encoding glycogen/starch synthase, protein MHIVKFAFESVGFDVRLMRGGLASLVWNLAREFADQGHRVSVITPAHGCLDHLRAHYPLEELDHEDRHTVPLVLDPAVWPGHPAELDLHLTTRAHRLRHEGVDIYFLSDEYLDLLPERIYPARASEGRDLAFFKPLVFQVSGLRFLRAHFGDEPAVVQAYEPYYHYLLPPVLRTDPRFLVVSTLASNMPINQQIHRPQLERLLRLFGADTDVDLDRLADPPAHGALAEAMAAHLPSTHLADPRIADGISYFALVAATSDLLDFLTPGQLDFYSAFRDTPFEQAFQNLTVARIIERSAPRQFVGGCAVPDGWGARVPAGTDREQALTALGLDPALPTFYHVARFSVHHKGQVELFRAVDAVLATDPDINFVLRCAVAAGGDGVVSGVGDPYFQEIADRHPGRVRLDWAMAGEEVLQQEALASDFCLFPSKFELDSFLIAQGQLMACGVVPIGTAQEVTTHYRHQLPREHPDATGFCVPRSFTEDDPLLAAALAERIREAARIHREEPAEYRRLSDNARALARRFTWRKAATARLATFAAAAAGVLPGLTPERAAGYGWFDTLADTDWVTHRREIAEAALLRGDLASYRRCVPEVGRPELEQLFAAAYDRADFGRCAELGRLLDDPGRTALLEGRCVAERVPEGLRIDYRLPHAESVLLLLPTGEHRLTGADGHFSVVLAQEPAGPLVLLLGLRGGRSAWDERAVDACRPAAPVGAGRKRG, encoded by the coding sequence GTGCACATCGTCAAATTCGCCTTCGAGAGCGTGGGCTTCGACGTCCGCCTCATGCGCGGCGGCCTCGCCTCACTGGTCTGGAACCTGGCCCGCGAGTTCGCCGACCAGGGCCACCGCGTGTCCGTGATCACCCCCGCGCACGGCTGCCTGGACCATCTCAGGGCGCACTACCCCCTGGAGGAGCTGGACCACGAGGACCGGCACACCGTCCCGCTGGTGCTGGACCCGGCCGTGTGGCCCGGGCACCCCGCCGAGCTCGACCTCCACCTCACCACCCGCGCCCACCGGCTGCGGCACGAGGGCGTGGACATCTACTTCCTCTCCGACGAGTACCTCGACCTGCTCCCCGAGCGGATCTACCCGGCCCGCGCCAGCGAGGGCCGCGACCTGGCCTTCTTCAAGCCGCTGGTCTTCCAGGTCTCCGGACTGCGCTTCCTGCGCGCCCACTTCGGCGACGAGCCCGCCGTGGTCCAGGCCTACGAGCCCTACTACCACTACCTGCTGCCGCCCGTCCTGCGCACCGATCCGCGCTTCCTGGTGGTCAGCACGCTGGCCAGCAACATGCCGATCAACCAGCAGATCCACCGGCCGCAACTGGAACGGCTGCTCCGGCTGTTCGGCGCCGACACCGACGTCGACCTGGACCGCCTCGCCGACCCGCCGGCCCACGGCGCGCTGGCCGAGGCGATGGCCGCCCACCTGCCGAGCACCCACCTGGCCGACCCCCGGATCGCCGACGGCATCAGCTACTTCGCCCTGGTGGCGGCCACCAGCGACCTGCTGGACTTCCTGACCCCCGGGCAGCTGGACTTCTACTCCGCCTTCCGGGACACCCCCTTCGAGCAGGCCTTCCAGAACCTGACCGTCGCGCGGATCATCGAACGGTCGGCGCCCCGCCAGTTCGTCGGCGGCTGCGCCGTCCCCGACGGCTGGGGGGCCCGTGTCCCGGCCGGCACCGACCGGGAGCAGGCGCTCACCGCCCTCGGGCTCGACCCGGCCCTGCCGACCTTCTACCACGTCGCCCGCTTCTCGGTGCACCACAAGGGCCAGGTCGAGCTGTTCCGGGCGGTCGACGCGGTGCTCGCCACCGACCCGGACATCAACTTCGTGCTGCGCTGCGCGGTGGCGGCCGGCGGCGACGGCGTGGTCAGCGGCGTCGGCGACCCGTACTTCCAGGAGATCGCCGACCGCCACCCCGGGCGGGTCCGGCTGGACTGGGCGATGGCCGGGGAGGAGGTGCTCCAGCAGGAGGCGCTGGCCTCCGACTTCTGCCTCTTCCCGTCCAAGTTCGAGCTGGACTCCTTCCTGATCGCGCAGGGGCAGCTGATGGCCTGCGGTGTGGTGCCGATCGGCACCGCGCAGGAGGTCACCACCCACTACCGGCACCAGCTGCCGCGCGAGCACCCGGACGCCACCGGCTTCTGCGTCCCGCGCTCCTTCACCGAGGACGACCCGCTGCTCGCCGCCGCCCTGGCGGAGCGCATCCGGGAGGCCGCCCGGATCCACCGCGAGGAGCCGGCCGAGTACCGCCGGCTGTCCGACAACGCCAGGGCGCTCGCCCGCCGCTTCACCTGGCGCAAAGCCGCCACCGCCCGGCTCGCGACCTTCGCCGCGGCCGCCGCCGGGGTGCTGCCCGGCCTGACACCCGAACGGGCCGCCGGCTACGGCTGGTTCGACACTCTGGCCGACACCGACTGGGTGACGCACCGCCGCGAGATCGCCGAGGCCGCCCTGCTCCGCGGCGACCTGGCGAGCTACCGCAGGTGCGTCCCGGAGGTCGGCCGGCCCGAGCTGGAGCAGCTGTTCGCCGCCGCGTACGACCGGGCCGACTTCGGGCGCTGCGCGGAACTCGGCCGGCTGCTGGACGATCCCGGCCGGACCGCCCTGCTGGAGGGGCGCTGCGTGGCCGAACGGGTGCCCGAGGGCCTGCGGATCGACTACCGGCTGCCGCACGCCGAGAGCGTGCTGCTCCTGCTGCCGACCGGCGAACACCGGCTCACCGGCGCGGACGGCCACTTCTCGGTCGTGCTGGCGCAGGAGCCGGCCGGGCCGCTGGTCCTCCTGCTGGGGCTGCGCGGGGGCCGCTCCGCCTGGGACGAACGCGCCGTCGACGCCTGCCGGCCGGCGGCGCCGGTCGGCGCGGGCCGGAAGCGGGGCTGA
- a CDS encoding HAD family hydrolase, whose protein sequence is MTAPARGGPPRFAVVATDLDGTLLRGDLSVSARTRAALDHAVAAGARHLVVTGRPAGGCRSLLERLDYRGLAVCGQGAQLYDVGADRLLSSATLDGPTVRALLALIAERAGALDLAVVTSGLAGRFVVTPGFGERLRHGWRLAERPAELWEQPVDKVLIRRRGMDDDRLAALAQQVCADAVTVTHSGEGLVELLPAGVSKASGLAAAAARLGFTAAETVAFGDMPNDIPMLEWAGHGVAMGNAHAELRRRADEIAPTNEEDGVAAVLERLFPTDPHRAENRTDAAHP, encoded by the coding sequence ATGACCGCACCCGCCCGTGGCGGGCCGCCGCGCTTCGCCGTGGTCGCCACCGACCTGGACGGCACCCTGCTGCGCGGCGACCTCAGCGTCTCCGCGCGCACCAGGGCCGCGCTCGACCACGCCGTGGCGGCCGGGGCCCGGCACCTGGTGGTCACCGGGCGCCCGGCGGGCGGCTGCCGGAGCCTGCTGGAGCGACTGGACTACCGGGGCCTGGCGGTCTGCGGCCAGGGCGCCCAGCTCTACGACGTCGGCGCCGACCGGCTGCTGTCCTCCGCGACGCTGGACGGCCCCACCGTCCGGGCCCTGCTCGCGCTGATCGCCGAGCGGGCGGGAGCGCTGGACCTCGCCGTGGTCACCTCCGGTCTGGCGGGCCGGTTCGTGGTCACGCCCGGCTTCGGTGAACGGCTGCGGCACGGCTGGCGGCTCGCCGAGCGGCCGGCCGAGCTGTGGGAGCAGCCGGTGGACAAGGTCCTGATCCGGCGCCGGGGAATGGACGACGACCGGCTCGCCGCGCTGGCCCAGCAGGTGTGCGCGGACGCGGTCACCGTCACCCACTCCGGCGAGGGCCTGGTCGAGCTGCTGCCCGCCGGGGTCAGCAAGGCGAGCGGGCTGGCCGCCGCGGCCGCCCGGCTGGGCTTCACCGCCGCCGAGACCGTCGCCTTCGGCGACATGCCCAACGACATCCCGATGCTGGAGTGGGCCGGGCACGGCGTGGCCATGGGCAACGCCCACGCCGAGCTGCGCCGGCGGGCCGACGAGATCGCGCCGACCAACGAGGAGGACGGCGTCGCCGCGGTACTCGAACGCCTCTTCCCGACCGACCCCCACCGAGCGGAGAACCGGACCGATGCCGCCCACCCGTGA
- the malQ gene encoding 4-alpha-glucanotransferase, with amino-acid sequence MPPTRELAELARLHRVDTHYTTDLGRRVDTSPDTLRAVLAALGVDAATDGAVRAALAERRHTLAERLLPPSVVLRSGRPRADLTAPPGTELWVESEDGGAHRLASLGKEAAELPVGRHTLHAALGGRTEAVPLLIAPTRLAGPAVRGWGFLAQLYSLLSQRSWGMGDLADLAALGRWAGGLGADFIQLNPLHAYVPGPLPDPSPYRPSSRRFPDPMNLRIEAVPEYAALSPADREAAERLAAGAARLRESVLGGGLIDRAAVRDLKFRALELLYRVPLGPARQAAFQRYADEEGPGLTDFATWCALAEVHGTRWRSWPPGLRDPDGPAVASARVELAARIEFHRRVAWLVDEQLAEAQLAATGSGMAIGLMHDLAVGVDPEGADAWSLRRYLAEGMTVGCPADDFNPHGQDWGLPPWRPDTLAEAGYAPFAQVLRGTLRRSGALRLDHIMGLFRLWWVPAGARAAEGAYVRYDHEAMLGVLALEAHRAGSMVIGEDLGTVEQGVREELTDRGILGTSVLRFEYLGGSEHRSGPLPPEQWRGDCLATLTTHDLPSTAAWLDGAHVRLHDRLGLLNEPVEQAEEAAAAERTGWLGELARAGALGPEDAGAGAVPSREAMGLHRFLALTPAKLLGVWLPDTVGDRRPQNLPGTADEYPNWRLPIADPAGRPLTLEELADRPGPRAVAELYRELPATGGPREV; translated from the coding sequence ATGCCGCCCACCCGTGAACTGGCCGAGCTGGCGCGCCTGCACCGCGTCGACACCCACTACACCACCGACCTCGGGCGCCGGGTCGACACCTCGCCGGACACCCTGCGCGCCGTGCTCGCCGCCCTGGGCGTCGACGCCGCCACCGACGGCGCCGTCCGGGCGGCCCTGGCCGAGCGCCGGCACACGCTGGCCGAACGGCTGCTGCCGCCCAGCGTCGTCCTGCGGTCCGGACGGCCGCGCGCGGACCTGACTGCCCCGCCCGGCACCGAGCTGTGGGTCGAGAGCGAGGACGGCGGCGCGCACCGCCTCGCCTCCCTCGGCAAGGAGGCGGCCGAGCTCCCGGTCGGCCGCCACACCCTGCACGCCGCGCTCGGCGGCCGCACCGAGGCCGTGCCGCTGCTGATCGCCCCCACCCGGCTGGCCGGTCCCGCGGTGCGCGGCTGGGGCTTCCTGGCCCAGCTCTACTCCCTGCTCTCGCAACGCTCCTGGGGCATGGGCGATCTCGCGGATCTCGCCGCGCTGGGCCGCTGGGCGGGCGGCCTCGGGGCGGACTTCATCCAGCTCAACCCGCTGCACGCCTACGTCCCGGGGCCGCTGCCCGACCCCTCCCCGTACCGGCCCAGCAGCCGCCGCTTCCCCGACCCGATGAACCTGCGGATCGAGGCCGTCCCGGAGTACGCCGCGCTGTCGCCCGCCGACCGGGAGGCCGCCGAGCGGCTCGCCGCCGGCGCCGCCCGGCTGCGCGAGAGTGTGCTGGGCGGCGGCCTGATCGACCGGGCCGCCGTCCGCGACCTCAAGTTCCGGGCGCTGGAGCTGCTGTACCGGGTGCCGCTCGGCCCGGCCCGGCAGGCCGCCTTCCAGCGGTACGCCGACGAGGAGGGACCAGGGCTCACCGACTTCGCCACCTGGTGCGCGCTCGCCGAGGTGCACGGGACCCGTTGGCGGTCCTGGCCGCCGGGGCTGCGCGATCCCGACGGTCCGGCGGTCGCCTCGGCCCGGGTCGAGCTCGCGGCCCGGATCGAGTTCCACCGCCGGGTGGCCTGGCTGGTCGACGAACAGCTCGCCGAGGCGCAGCTGGCCGCGACCGGCTCCGGCATGGCCATCGGCCTGATGCACGACCTCGCGGTCGGCGTCGATCCGGAGGGCGCGGACGCCTGGAGCCTGCGCCGCTACCTCGCCGAGGGCATGACGGTCGGGTGCCCGGCCGACGACTTCAACCCGCACGGACAGGACTGGGGCCTGCCGCCCTGGCGTCCCGACACCCTGGCCGAGGCCGGGTACGCGCCCTTCGCGCAGGTGCTGCGCGGTACGCTGCGCCGCTCCGGCGCGCTGCGGCTGGACCACATCATGGGGCTGTTCCGGCTCTGGTGGGTGCCGGCCGGGGCCCGGGCGGCCGAGGGCGCCTACGTCCGGTACGACCACGAGGCCATGCTCGGGGTGCTCGCCCTGGAGGCCCACCGGGCCGGCAGCATGGTGATCGGCGAGGATCTCGGCACGGTCGAGCAGGGCGTGCGGGAGGAGCTGACGGACCGGGGGATCCTCGGGACGTCCGTCCTGCGCTTCGAGTACCTGGGCGGGTCGGAGCACCGCTCGGGGCCGTTGCCGCCCGAGCAGTGGCGGGGCGACTGCCTGGCCACCCTGACCACCCACGACCTGCCCAGCACCGCGGCCTGGCTGGACGGCGCGCACGTACGGCTGCACGACCGGCTCGGCCTGCTCAACGAGCCGGTGGAGCAGGCCGAGGAGGCGGCCGCGGCCGAGCGGACGGGCTGGCTCGGGGAGCTGGCCCGGGCGGGGGCGCTCGGCCCCGAGGACGCGGGGGCGGGCGCCGTCCCCAGCCGGGAGGCGATGGGCCTGCACCGCTTCCTCGCGCTCACCCCGGCGAAGCTGCTCGGCGTCTGGCTGCCGGACACGGTGGGCGACCGCCGTCCGCAGAACCTGCCGGGCACCGCCGACGAGTACCCCAACTGGCGGCTGCCGATCGCCGACCCTGCCGGGCGCCCGCTCACCCTGGAGGAGCTCGCCGACCGGCCCGGCCCGCGGGCGGTCGCCGAGCTCTACCGGGAGCTGCCCGCGACAGGAGGCCCGCGCGAGGTGTGA
- a CDS encoding adenosine kinase — MSTETDVLVLGGAGVDTIVYVPELPLPFADSYMVPGIEMRAGQTGDFVALGVSALGLRTHHLDMLGDDHPGDLIRALHQERGIALTEVPLPGGTKRAVNLVGPDGRRLSLYDDSRSHEADRLPEETVRALASVSRHAHVSITYPCAFALPVLREAGLTISTDLHNWDGVNPYHETFAYEADIVFVSATALAEPERTVRQIAERGKARVVVATAGAEGAYLLADGELTHVPAVAPPAPVVDSNGAGDAFASGFLLGWLAGEPPLRCARYGAVAGAYACTVPATKADAIGRDELLARVAELDAAEAGPARGADRAGERA; from the coding sequence ATGAGTACCGAGACCGACGTCCTCGTCCTGGGAGGCGCTGGCGTTGACACGATCGTGTACGTCCCCGAGCTGCCGCTTCCGTTCGCCGACAGCTACATGGTCCCCGGGATCGAGATGCGCGCGGGCCAGACGGGTGACTTCGTCGCCCTCGGGGTGAGCGCCCTCGGCCTGCGCACGCACCACCTCGACATGCTCGGCGACGACCACCCGGGCGACCTGATCAGGGCCCTGCACCAGGAGCGCGGCATCGCGCTCACCGAGGTCCCACTGCCGGGCGGCACCAAGCGCGCGGTCAACCTGGTCGGCCCGGACGGGCGGCGGCTGTCGCTGTACGACGACAGCCGCTCGCACGAGGCGGACCGGCTGCCGGAGGAGACCGTCCGGGCCCTGGCCTCGGTGAGCCGCCACGCCCACGTCTCGATCACCTACCCCTGCGCCTTCGCCCTGCCGGTGCTGCGCGAGGCCGGCCTGACCATCTCGACGGACCTGCACAACTGGGACGGCGTCAACCCGTACCACGAGACCTTCGCCTACGAGGCGGACATCGTCTTCGTGTCCGCCACCGCCCTCGCGGAGCCCGAGCGGACCGTGCGGCAGATCGCGGAACGCGGCAAGGCCCGGGTGGTCGTCGCCACCGCGGGCGCCGAGGGGGCGTACCTGCTGGCCGACGGCGAGCTGACGCACGTGCCGGCCGTCGCTCCGCCGGCTCCGGTGGTGGACTCCAACGGCGCCGGCGACGCCTTCGCCTCCGGCTTCCTGCTCGGCTGGCTGGCCGGGGAGCCGCCGCTGCGCTGCGCCCGCTACGGCGCGGTCGCCGGTGCCTACGCCTGCACCGTCCCGGCGACCAAGGCCGACGCCATCGGCCGGGACGAACTCCTCGCCCGGGTCGCCGAGCTGGACGCCGCCGAGGCCGGGCCGGCGCGGGGCGCGGACCGGGCCGGGGAGCGCGCGTGA